The sequence CCAGATCATTCATTGATAGCGCAGAATTTTATCAAACCTACAAAAAAAAATCGAGGCGCTTAGGGAATAATTCGACCTCCCGGGGAACTAATAAGAAACGTTTAATCGCATCAATATGCTTTCATGGATAAAAGATTTCCTTTTTCTGTTCTTTCCCAGGCTTTGCCTGGGATGCGGAAGAGCCCTTTTCAGACACGAAATCCTGCTTTGCCTGAAATGCCTGTGTCGCTTGCCGGAAACACAGTTTCATATGTTTGAAGGCAATCCGGTTGAAATGGTCTTCTGGGGCAGGGTAGACATTGAAAGAGCTGCATCATTCCTGTTTTTTAATAAAAAAGGAATAACACAGACCTTGCTGCATGCTCTGAAATATAAAAAATGCAGAGAAATAGGTTTTTTTCTGGGAGAAACGTATGGAGAAAGATTGAAAGTATCCAATACCTTTACCATGGCCGACATGATCATCCCGGTACCCCTTCACCCGAAAAAACTCTATCGGCGGGGATATAACCAAAGTGAGATCATCGGAAACGGATTGTCAAAGGCTCTTCAAATTCCTTTGAAAACCGGTATCCTGTTAAGAAATACCAACAACCCAACCCAAACCCGCAAAAACCGCTTCCAACGCTGGAAAAATGTTGAATCAATTTTTTATGTCCATCAGCCCGAAGATTTATCAGGAAAACACATCATCATCATCGACGATGTTCTTACTACCGGAGCTACCCTCGAAGCCTGCATACATGCTCTGAAAGATTCAGCAGAAGTCAAAATAAGTGTGCTTACTTTGGCTTATGCATGGAAATAGTAGTGTTAAAAATAATCGCATTACTTTCTTGTGTAAATTAACTTGAGTAATTTTATATCCTGACTTGTTTATAATTTCAAGGTATTTTTATCAGGAAATTGAACTTAATACTTAATATAATGAAACATATTGAATATATAATTCTTATTGTATTGGTATTTTTTATATGCCAAACAATTACCTTAGCTCAGAATGACAGTATTCCCAACAGTGGGTTTGAGGTTTGGATTGATAATCCATTCCTGAATTATGAAGAACCCGAACATTGGAGTACCCCGAATCCGTAT is a genomic window of Bacteroidota bacterium containing:
- a CDS encoding ComF family protein is translated as MLSWIKDFLFLFFPRLCLGCGRALFRHEILLCLKCLCRLPETQFHMFEGNPVEMVFWGRVDIERAASFLFFNKKGITQTLLHALKYKKCREIGFFLGETYGERLKVSNTFTMADMIIPVPLHPKKLYRRGYNQSEIIGNGLSKALQIPLKTGILLRNTNNPTQTRKNRFQRWKNVESIFYVHQPEDLSGKHIIIIDDVLTTGATLEACIHALKDSAEVKISVLTLAYAWK